The following nucleotide sequence is from Desulfovibrio psychrotolerans.
GGTGCGCGATATTACCAATGCCTACGTGGACAAAGGCTACGTTGCCGCACGTGCTTTTTTGCCGGAGCAGGATCTTTCCGGCGGAGTGCTGCACATTGCCGTTGTTGAAGGGTTTGTTGAAGGGCTGATCCTCAACGACGGATCGGGGCTGCAACAGAACCAGCTGCGTACTGCTTTTCCCGGTCTTGCGGGCTATCCGCTCAATCTGCGCGATCTGGAACAGGGGCTGGACCAGATGAACCGGCTGCCCTCCAACGATGCCCGCATGCGGCTGGAGCCGGGAGCAGCGCCGGGGGGAAGTGTTGTTCATATTGAAAACGCTCCGAAAAAACGCTGGCGGGTTGGGAGCGGGCTTGCCAACAACGGACAGGACACCACCGGGCGCGACCTCTACACCCTGTCTTTTGAAAAAGACAACCTCATCGGGCTGAACGACCAGTTCTCTTTCCACCACAGTGCGGACGCGCGCGCCATAGGCGGCACGTCACCGCGCAGTTCGAGCGTGTCCGGATACATGTCTGTGCCCTACGGCTACTGGACGGTATACGGCAGCCTCAGTTCCTACACATACGCCACCACCTTGCAGGGTCTGACCGGGCAATACACCTCGTCCGGCGAAACCGTTACCACTTCGCTGGGAGTGGACCGCGTGGTGCACCGCGATGCCGCGAGCAAGACCATTGCCGGGGTGTCTCTCACCAAGCGCGAAGTGGCCAACTTCATAGACGAAGTTAAGCTCAAGCTCAGCAGCTACGATCTGGCCACAGCCACGCTGCGTCTTCAGCATTCGCGGCGCGTGGGTCAGTCTGTTCTTTCGCTGGGTGCGGAATATCATCACGGAATGGCCACACTGGGTGCGGAGCGCAATCCTTATCATCTCAGCGGGATACCGGACACGGAATACGACAGGTACGTTGCCACGGCGTCTGCCTCTGTTCCTCTTACCCCCATTGCGCAAAGCCTTGCGCTGCGTTCTTCGCTCTACGCGCAGTACTCGCCCAGCACGCTCTACGGAGCGGAGCAGATATCCGTGGGCGGGCTCTACACGGTGCGCGGCTTTCACGATGAAAGCGTAAGCGCGAACATGGGCGGTTACATGCGCAACGAGCTGGGATGGGGAGCAGCCGTGCCGGAGTACATGGGCCTGAACAAGGCTTTTTCTGCTGTGCAGCCCTATCTGTTTTACGACGCGGGCTACGTGCCCCCCCTTACCGACCGCGAGCGCGACAGGGGCATGCTGCAGGGAACAGGCATAGGCGTCCGCCTGCAAGGGGATATCGCCTCGATTGAACTGATGACCGGCAAGCCCGTGGGCAGGCCCGCATCCATCCGCAGAGACCCGTGGACCACCTATGCATCCATCAAATTTACCTTCTAGCCGGTTGGTGAAAATGACCATCCGGCGCGTTGCCGCGCTGTGTTCAGCGATGCGCGTCTGCCTGAATCTGCTTTTCCGCAGGCAGGGGCTGGACATGCGGGCGCGGGATTGCACCACGTTTGAACGGCCCGCCCGGATGGCCTTTTCAGCCACCGGCTATCTCTTGTGACGCCTGAGAACACGGACTTTTCAATCAGACAGGAAACACTGCCATGATCATATCCGCACACACACCCCGTACGCCGCTTCTGGCCCTCTGCCATACGCTTCTGCTCGCGCTGCTCGTCTGCACGCTCATCCTTCCGTATCCCATTGCGGCAGCAGCCGCAGAGATAACGCCGGACCCTGCAGCACCGGCGGGGAATCGTCCCTCCATGGATGCCGCCTCCAACGGGGTGCCGGTGGTAAACATTGTGGCTCCTGTTTCCAGCGGGCTTTCCCACAACATGTTCCTTGATTTTAATGTCGGCACGCCCGGCGTTATCATCAACAACAGCAACACCCCCGGCATATCCAAGCTGGGTGGCGGGGTGATGGGCAATCCCAATTTCAGCGGCAGGCAGGCGAGCACCATTCTGAACGAGGTGACGAGCAACCGCCCCTCGTCCATTAACGGGTTTACGGAGATATTCGGCGGCAAGGCCGACTACATTCTCGCCAATCCCAACGGCGTGAGCATAAACGGCGGCGGCTTTATAAACACCTCCCGCGCGGTGATAACAACCGGAACCCCGCAGATTGCGGGCGGCACGCTGAACAGCATAGAGGTGCGCAGAGGCACCGTTGCCGTAGAGGGAGACGGGCTTAACGCACAGGGGGCGGATTCGTTTACCATTCTCAGCCGCGCAGCCACCGTTGCGGCAGACCTGCATGCCAAGCAGTTGAACATAATCGCGGGCCGGAACAGCTATGCTCCCGCCACGAAGACAGCCACGCCGCTTGCCGAAGACCCGGCAGACGGCCCCGCCCCCGTCATTGCGGTTGATTCTTCCGTTCTCGGCGGCATGTACGCCGACAGGATAGTGCTTGTGGCCAACGAAAAGGGCGTGGGGGTTAACCTGCAGGGCGCGGTTAATGCGGACCATATGACCCTGCATGCCGACGGCAGGCTGACCTTCAGGCAGGTTCAGGCAGACACGGCGGCGGACATAACCGCGGGCAGTGTGGACATAGCCGCGGGAAGCACGCTGGTATCCCGGAAGGATATAACAGTTCGGGCAGACACCATAGAAAACGCCGGACTGACCTACAGCGGCGGCAGCACCACCCTGCTGGCGGATTCCTCGCTCATCAACAGGGCAGGCAGCATTGTAGCCAAGGGCGACCTTACCCTTGGCGATGCCCAGACCACCGCGCCCG
It contains:
- a CDS encoding ShlB/FhaC/HecB family hemolysin secretion/activation protein; translation: MAFLLFVYFPATVLADPAQEILRQQNQIIQQEEQRRQHRESEIRQRRENPPEPLQLPEPAPAPVTGEAAVCFGVQSIVLEGVTLLSAAEQDALLAPYREQCLSLDDMHALVRDITNAYVDKGYVAARAFLPEQDLSGGVLHIAVVEGFVEGLILNDGSGLQQNQLRTAFPGLAGYPLNLRDLEQGLDQMNRLPSNDARMRLEPGAAPGGSVVHIENAPKKRWRVGSGLANNGQDTTGRDLYTLSFEKDNLIGLNDQFSFHHSADARAIGGTSPRSSSVSGYMSVPYGYWTVYGSLSSYTYATTLQGLTGQYTSSGETVTTSLGVDRVVHRDAASKTIAGVSLTKREVANFIDEVKLKLSSYDLATATLRLQHSRRVGQSVLSLGAEYHHGMATLGAERNPYHLSGIPDTEYDRYVATASASVPLTPIAQSLALRSSLYAQYSPSTLYGAEQISVGGLYTVRGFHDESVSANMGGYMRNELGWGAAVPEYMGLNKAFSAVQPYLFYDAGYVPPLTDRERDRGMLQGTGIGVRLQGDIASIELMTGKPVGRPASIRRDPWTTYASIKFTF